agtgcaccagccctgagcacttgtctcatgcatccaacctggactggcgatctgtttcacacttgataatatacatgtttcaatgctgttctctcagatcatcccacccttgccttctcccatagagtccaaaagtctgttctatatatctgtgtctctttttctgtcttgcatatagggttatcattaccatctttctaaattccatatatatgcgttagtatactgtattggtttttctttctggcttactttgtataatgggcttcagtttcatctatctcgttagaacggattcaaatgaattctttttaatggctgagtaatattccattgtgtatatgtaccacagctttcttatccatttgtctgctgatgggcatctaggttgcttccatgtcctggctattataaacagtgctgcaatgaacattggtgtacacgtgtctctttcagatctggtttcctctgtgtgtatgcccagcagtgggattgctgggtcatatggcagttctatttccagttttttaaggaatctccacactgttctccatagtggctgtactagtttgcattcccaccaacagtgtaagagggttcccttttctccacaccctctccagcgtttattgcttgtagacttttggatagcagccatcctgactggcgtgtagtggtacctcattgaggttttgatttgcatttctctgataatgagtgatgttgagcatcttttcatgtgtttgttagccatttgtatgtcttctttggagaaatgtctgtttagttctttggcccactgtttgattgggtcatttatttttctggaatggagctgcaggagttgcttgtatatttttgagattaatcctttgtctgtttcttcatttgctattatcttctcccattctgaaggctgtcttttcaccttgcttatagtttcctttgttgtgcaaaagctcttaagtttcattagatcccatttgtttatttttgcttttatttccaatattctgggaggtgggtcatagaggatcctgctgtgatttatgttggagagtgttttgcctatgttctcctcaaggagttttacagtttctggtcttacatttagatctttaatccattttgattttattttttgtatgtaaTGCAGTCTTATGTTGCAAGtatgatctgtttcactcttacTTCAGGTGTTATCTGAAAGATGTTGAGTTTCACTGTGTTTactgtcttaaaatttttaaatctcctGAGATACCCCTTTGAGTTCATTGTGTCTCCATGGGTTACCTTGGCACATAGTTTGAGAAATACCAGTTTAAGTGATTTACTCAGAGAAATACAGGAAGAAACAAGCAGAATCAGCatttaaacttaaatattttGACTCCAAGTCTTGTTCTTAAACCATTTTTACTGTCTTTCCTATGAAATCATGTTTCCCTTGCTactcagactttcttttttttttttttttttaatcataaagttTAATTATGGTTCAGAAAAAATTGAGTGAATAACCttctctgaaaaaatatattgacTCTGTAGACTGCAGTtactgggggcggggagggtagACGGCAGCTGCTAAGTTAAATTACCCTATTTTCTATTCTTAAAATGACAAGAAGTCCCACATCCAGTCTGATTATAGAGATGCATGTGCCCCAAATGGCTGAGAATAAATACAACAAGAAAGGCAGAAGCTGTAAAGCTAAGGGCATGCAACAGGCTCTAAGAGAAAGTCTCAGAAATACCCAGAGTGGCAACAAGGAACGTTTGGCTGGAGTTTGAAGTTCTTTTTAGTCGTCTTTGTCTTTCGCTCCATGCTTAAGGATGCGCGTGAACTCGATGTAATTGAAATTCCCCTTTTTGTCAATAGGTGCTTCTCTGTACAGCGCgtccacttcctcatctgtaaaccggTCTCCCATTGTGGTCAGCAGTTCTCTCAGGTAATCCTCCTGAATGGTGCCAGTTGCTTCTTCATCAAAGCAAGCAAAAGCATTTCTGATGACATCTTCTGGATCTGTTCCATTTAATTTTTCACCAAACATCGTGAGAAACATGGTAAAATTTATGGGACCTGGAGCCTCATTCATCATGGCATCCAGATACTCATCAGTTGGATTTTTTCCCAGGGAAGCAAGCATGTCATGCAAGTCTTCCTTGTCGATGAACCCGTCCCTGTTCTGGTCGATCATGTTGAAGGCCTCCTTGAACTCCTGAATCTGGGACTGGTCAAACATGGCGAACACGTTGGAGGTCGCGCGCTGGGGGCGCTTCTTGGTGGTCTTGGTCTTTGCTCTTTTGCTCGACATGGTGGCAGTTAAATCCCTAACTCTGCCGCGAGAATCCGAGAGTTTCTGCAACCTCCTCGCTGCCCCAGCTGCCGCTACCAACTCCCTTCCACTCCCGCTACTCAGACTTTCATTTGAATTCAGTGTCCAACAAGGAAAACACGGCCCACTAGAAGtctttaaaacagagaaaattaatATCACCAATTATTACATTGGTGATAAAAGAGATCAGAAGCCAAGCGAACAGTGAGGCAACTCAGATACAAGCAACCACAGGAATCTAAGAACAGTCCCATATTTGCATGATCGATGGGAAAGGTAGTGTTACAGGGACCCAGAAGCTAAGATTGGCAGCTGGACCCACAGTGGAAATGCAGCCACTGCCAGAGATGTCTCAGGATACAGAAAGAGGGGGAGGAAGTATCTCGATATCTTCCTTTCACCTGCCTCCAGTCTTCCCACCAGTTCCTCCCACTGGATAAATCTACCTGGAAGCCAGAGAGCAAGGGATCCTGAGAAATGTAGTCCCTTAGGTATGGAGCATAAGATGAAGAGGAGAGAATGGATCTGAGCAAACAGGCAGTTGACCAGCACCACAAAGTGTAGCATATATACTTTATAATTCCtttagcaaacatttactgaggacCTACTAGGTGCCAGGTATCATGCTAGATGCCATAATGAGCAGAACAGACCTGATCACTGCTCATTAGAGGATCAAAGACTAAaacagaaggagatgacagatgaatggataaagaagttgtggtacatacacataatggaatattactcggccataaaaaagaatgcatttgagtcagttctatgaggtggatgaacctagaacttattaCACAAAGTGAAgcgagtcagaaagagaaagataaatatcatattctaacacacatatacagaatctagaaacatggttctgaagaatttatttacagggcagcaaaggagaaacagacatagagaatagacttatggacatggggaaggaaggagatggtgagatgtatggaaagagtaacatggaaacttccaTTACCAcaggtaaaatagatagccaacaggaatttgccatatggctcaggaaactcaaacaggggctctgtatcaacctagaggggtgggatggggaggaatgggagggaggttcaaaagggaggggatgtatgtatacctatggctgattcatgttgaggtttgacagaaaacagcaaaattctgtaaagcaattatccttcaataaaaaaatatattaaaaaacaaaaaaaagcaggaggagaataAACAGAACTATCTCAAGTatggaagaaaaatattgcaGTGCTGTGGGAGAGTTAGTAATTTAGAAGGGGCACCGTCTCACTGTTTTAAGTCTAGTTAATTGactagatgtgtgtgtatgtagcaaACCTGTGTTCAAGGAAGGACAGAATATTTATATCcagaaaaagtttagaaaaaataTTGACTCCTTCATACTTAACATCTACATTATAGGGCTTTATTGTCTCAAAGCTATGTGTGAttgtgtgtaaatgtgtgtgtgtgtgtgtgtgtgtgtgtgtgtgtgagggagagagcgaaagagaggcagagagagaacagTACAAAGGAAGATTCCTTTAGAAACACATTCAAAAGAGCCAGAGGGCTCCCAGCTGGCTAATCTCCGTCATGCTTTCCTGGCCCCTCCCCCTTCCGTCTCATCATAACTTGTGATCTTAGAGGCATGAAAGAATttgagcccctcccccagcctgacCGTCTCTGCGGGCGGTGCAGCCCGGCTCCATGTCAAACCCAGCCGGGAGGGCGAACCCCAGGGCCACAGAGAGGGTGGTGGGCTTGCAGGCAGGTTCCTCGCCCAGTGGCCATGGGCGACAAGAGTGGGCAGTCTGCCCTACGCACCTATAAATCCCTTGATGAGGAGGGCCTCTTGGGCTCTGCAGAGCTGCCCAAAAGACCCACGGGGAGCCTGGTTATGCACAGCATGGCCATGTTCGGCCGGGAGTTCTGCTATGCGGTGGAGGCGGCCTACGTGACTCCAGTGCTGCTCAGCGTGGGCCTGCCCAAGAGCCTGTATAGCATGGTGTGGCTCCTGAGCCCCATCCTGGGGTTCCTGCTGCAGCCCGTGGTGGGATCGGCCAGCGACCACTGCCGGGCCCGGTGGGGCCGCCGGAGACCCTACATCCTCACGCTGGGCGTCATGATGCTCCTGGGCATGGCCATGTACCTCAACGGGGACGCGATCATATCAGGTCAGTGGACTGCGCCAGGTAGGCTGGGTGGGAGAAGGTCCTGTTATGCAACTCAGGACAAGGAGAATGCAAAGTTCTTTCTGTGACagtaaaaaatggttaaaactgACTCCCTATCCTAAGTTACATTGAATTTCCACCTTTGAGTGCCCCAGATTCTGTAGTTAGGcacctttacttttaaaaaacttcaggatacattattttttaattgttgtgaGAACTTAAAAATGGGATTAtatttttacctattttattACATTATGTATTGTTACATGTTTATGAATTatggggttttgtgtgtgtgcccacCATACCTTATTTAGGACTTTCTCAAATTAACCAGCTGCCTAATGGCTCCATAAATTTTTCCAATAAATGTACCTGTGTGTACAAAGAAGAGTTAATGATGTTCACAGCTTTATGTGGAGTCTTGTAACAGGTACAGGGCATCGGCTTGGCAGCTCAAGGGGACATTTTTTCATTGCAAATCATGGACATAGACCTGATGGTGAGCACTTTTTCTAGCCATTAAACAGCCGCCAATTAATCAGTAATTGGTGGTAGTATATATATTGCGTTGAAAAACAGAATTGTTAAACTTAAAAATAGCACACATTTTCTGGCCATTAATTCTCAGGCTAGCAGAATGGATGATAATGAGCCATGATAATCAGTTATCAtctctatatatttaaaagtggGCATAAATCTATAAATGTAGTATATTTCTGgaggaatttatttaaaaaatacctgaaaataaattttgcCTCTAAGGAAGGGTGCTAAAGGCCTGGGGGTGAGAGGGGGAAGTTAAGCttgtttttcacttatttttgtactgaatttttaaaatcaggtgcatatattacacattttcttaagtttaaaaaataaactgaaaacctGAGAAATAGTTATGAGGGGTGAATGAACAGTGGTATGGTCATAGGATGAATATCATTTAGGTGTTAAAATTGTGATGCTGCTCTTCATCCACTGAAAGGCAAAGATACGAAGAGAGTTGGTTAAAGATGCTCACTTACAACCTGGTCCCATTAATCAGTGCTCCTCCAAGCAAAGCCCTCCAGCCTGTGGCATCAGCCTCACTGGAGGCTGATAGAGGTGAAAATTCCCAGGCCCTACCTTCCACCTATTGAGGAATCATAGAAGACTCATGGTAGGTGAGGCCCAACAATCTGTTTTAACAAGTCATCCCGGTAACGGTTAAGGAGCTAAAGTCTGAGAAGCACTGCATAAGGGCACAGATGCACACCTTTCTCTATTTTTGTGCATAAAGGGATGTCTGAAGGATGACCATCTCTTGGACCTGGGATCTTGAAGTATTTCCCCAGCTTTCCTATATGGTTGGTGTGGTTTACAGTCagtacatataattttttaaaccactttatttaaaagagagatgattcacataccataaaagtCACCATCTAAAAGTGAACAGCTCAGTGCTTTTCAGTATATTCTCAAAGTTGTATAACCACCACAGCTATCTAATTACACAACAGTTTCATCTCCCCCCCAACAGACACCTGGTagccattagcagtcactccccatttccttctcccccacAGTCCTAGATAACTGctcaatctactttctgtctccagagAACTGTCTTTTCTGGACATTCACtgcatgatttttaaaacttgaaaaaataaagaagctatTTTTTATCTGGAAGAGCAAACACAACGAAAGTATAGGGAGGTAATATGAAGACAGGAAGTTCGGGTGGAAATAAAAATGTGGATCGTTCTAAACCAGGATTTAGGAGACCAATGGTTGTTTCTCTTTTAGCTTTGATTGCTGACTCAAGGAGGAAGCCGATCTGGGCCATAAGTATCACCATGATAGGTGTGGTTCTCTTTGATTTTGCTGCTGACTTCATTGATGGGCCCATCAAAGCCTACTTGTTTGATGTCTGCACTCATCGAGATAAGGAGAGGGGCCTCCACTACCATGCGCTCTTCACAGGTAGGGAATATCCAGAAAGTCTATCCTTCAGGTCCCCgggcagggaagcccttccactgAAGCCATTCAGTGTCTCAGCTCTCAGATTTTTTGAATGAATAGATCTGTTGATGCATCACTCCCATCATGTGGGCTCTGTCTTCCAGGGCACTCCTCTTGTGACCAAGCTGTGGAGTTTTTGCAAAGGAAGTTTGTAGGAGAGCTCTCTGCAGAGCCGTGTGTGGAGACAtttacaaatgaaatgaaaaaaggccTTGTAGACTtcatatttagttttgttttttagtcaGTAATGTGTAGCATCAACACTACTTAGGAGTTTGCAGCTTCTTGGGCCCCTCTTCCAGTTATTTTAATTCAGCAGGTTTGGGGTGGGGCCCagaaatttgtgtttttaatgacTTTCTCAGATGATTCTGTGGCAAATGTCCCAAGAATCACATGAAccacatttaaaaacagaaataggaaCAAACCAAGCAAATAAAAAGCCCCAAGTcttagagatttcttaaaaaaaaaaaaaattatttatttatttggctgcactgggtcttaagtTGCAACAAGCAcgacctttagttgcagcatgtgtgatctagtttcctgaccagattgaaccccaggcctccaggattggaagctcaaagtcttagccactgggccaccaggaaagtcccagagaTTTCTTAGTTATATAAAGAGTTAGCAAATCCTCAACCTCCTGTTTTGGAAAATGCCATGCCAGGAGGACACTTCTTGGGGCCATTGCTGGCCTTCTTTGATAGCTGTTAGGCCCTTCATGTAGAGCAATGCCACTAATGTTCAACATGCATTTCTAGAGCTCcgtttgttgctgttcagtcattcagtcatgtccgaccctttgcgaccccgtgaactggagcatgacaggcttccctgtctttcactattttcTAGAGCTTGTtgaaacttatgtccactgagtcagtgatgccatccaaccgtctcatcctctgtcaccgccttctccccctgccctcagtctttcccagcatctggatcCTTTCCAGTGAgactgctcttcacatcagatggccaaagtattggcatcagtccttccaatgaatattcaggattgatttcctttaggactgactagtttgatctccttgctgtccttccAGTTGGGATTGTTCTAGGATTGGGGTGTCCTCCATAAGACAACAGCATGATCCTGTCCTTGGGAGCATTGTTAGGTCTAGATGTGGGGACTCTATTTGATTTTCTCCAAGGCCCAAccaaggtatttttattttatgttttgatgtaCTCTGTCTCCTCTCATGGTCAGGTATGTCCCATGAGAAGCAGAATCTTGAATTTTGTTCAGATTATATCCCCACAGCCAAAAGCAGGCCTGGCCACAGAAGCCATTCAGTCAACAATTTGCTGTTTGTGCAAATATTTGAATGGTAGACACTGATAAGAATGGGGCTGCCCGGCAGAGAGGGGTCTGGAGGAGCAGGAGTCCAGCCCATCTGTCTGGGACCCCTGGAACACTTTGTTTACCGGCTGGAAGGTCCCAGAATAGAGATTCAAGCTGCATTCTCCTAACTTAAATCCCACAGTTCCTACTGCTATATCATAATCTGCTGAAATTAATTATGATATTGTGGGAGGCTTTTTGGCTTTTGAACCTGACACGTAGAGAGTTTTGTTGCTCTAAGTACTTTGGGCAACATGGTCACTCCTTCCCAGTTTATATCAGTGTTAGTCTTGGCCTAACAACCTTTGCTTTGCTGCCTCTAATATTAAAAGAGCTCTGTATTTGGGGAACTTTTCCAGGGTTAACACATGGTAGTATTTCTGTTGAGTTTGATAAAATGTCTTGAGGTTTTCTTTTGATACTAGTGTATTGTGGTTTCAGCCAGCATATAATTCATGTATAATTTTCATGTGACCTCATTTCAGGCTTTCACTGTATCTTGTCTGAGCTTTTGTACTTACCCTTTAACTGATTTTCCAGTCTCTAATTTTTTCCTATTCCAATTGTGCTAACACACAGCTTCCAGGGTCATATTCCTAAAAGATACCTCTGATCAGGACACTTTCATGTTCAATGACCTGCAGTGGCTCCTGTTGACaaaaaattgattaattaatcaattgccaatttaagaaagaaatagagaattttATTCAGTTCAACCTAAAGATTATAAATTGGGAAACAGTCTCTCAGAGAGCTCTCAGAACTATTCCTCCCATCAGAGGTCAAAGCACAGTTATATATGAGACAAAGTGTTATACATCTAATGACGTACTGACAGTTTACATGGTCCAGGTCTGCACATACAAGGCGAGTAGTGGGTCATCATGACAGCTTACAGGATGGAGAAGGGACTGTTATCTGTTAAGGAGTTCCCTTGCTAGTGCCAGGAGAAAGTTGCTGCTGTCAAGAAAGTATTCCTGTGACTTCTATGGCAGCAGTctgattaatatattaatataatgcaGATGCATGTTGCACACtccaggggagggaggaggcccaaAGGGGAAAGTGTTATATTTAAATCTAGGCCCAACAATTccaaatgtttttcaaataagtGTCAAAGGGTTCACTGCCAAAATGTTCTCCAGcatgtttctgaatttttttttttttttttaagaaaagtccCTATTGGCTTCTGGGAATTTTAAACCTCCAACTTCTGTCTCTATGTTTAAAGGTAACTCTACCTGCCCTCCACCCCTGGCATATGTGATAGCCATGCTGGGTTTAGTGGATCCATCTCATCCCTTctggattccctggtagctcagttggtaaagaattcgcctgcagtacaatagactggttcacttcctggatcaggaagatcccctggagaaggcagaggctgcccactccagtattcttgggcttccctggtagcttatacagtaaagaatccgcctgcaatggggaacacctgggttcgatccctgtgttgggaagatccctggcagagagcaaggcaacccactccagtattcttgcctagagaatccccatggacagaggagcctggctggctacagcccatggggtcgcaaacagtcagacacga
The sequence above is a segment of the Cervus elaphus chromosome 25, mCerEla1.1, whole genome shotgun sequence genome. Coding sequences within it:
- the LOC122683819 gene encoding myosin regulatory light polypeptide 9-like produces the protein MSSKRAKTKTTKKRPQRATSNVFAMFDQSQIQEFKEAFNMIDQNRDGFIDKEDLHDMLASLGKNPTDEYLDAMMNEAPGPINFTMFLTMFGEKLNGTDPEDVIRNAFACFDEEATGTIQEDYLRELLTTMGDRFTDEEVDALYREAPIDKKGNFNYIEFTRILKHGAKDKDD